The Nocardia arthritidis genome has a window encoding:
- a CDS encoding condensation domain-containing protein, giving the protein MAGAGADLMSALEQARAGGVPVLEPVGTSVRRWAHGLVAAAGEAARVAELGLWQSMVSGVDPVLGGRELDPEIDTAATLDRVRVELPESVTRSLLTRVPAVFHGGVNDGLLAGLVVAVRIWREGQGICEPSVLVRLEGHGREEQVLAGADLSRTVGWFTSMFPVCFDLTDIDPGDVAAGGDAVVAAVLSVKETLRSIPDKGIGYGMLRYLNPKPRICCPPGCPGASGSTTSARSATGTTLSAAESTADWVT; this is encoded by the coding sequence GTGGCGGGTGCTGGTGCGGATCTGATGTCGGCGCTGGAACAGGCGCGGGCGGGCGGGGTTCCGGTGCTCGAGCCGGTCGGGACGTCCGTGCGGCGCTGGGCGCACGGGCTGGTCGCTGCCGCCGGGGAGGCGGCTCGCGTTGCGGAGTTGGGGTTGTGGCAGTCGATGGTGTCGGGTGTCGATCCGGTGCTGGGTGGGCGGGAGCTGGATCCGGAGATCGATACGGCGGCGACGCTGGATCGGGTGCGGGTCGAGCTGCCGGAATCGGTGACGCGGTCGTTGCTCACCCGGGTTCCGGCGGTGTTCCACGGTGGTGTGAATGATGGTTTGCTTGCGGGTTTGGTTGTGGCGGTGCGGATTTGGCGTGAGGGTCAGGGGATCTGCGAGCCGTCGGTGTTGGTTCGGCTGGAGGGTCATGGTCGCGAGGAGCAGGTGCTTGCCGGTGCGGATTTGTCGCGGACGGTGGGTTGGTTCACCTCGATGTTCCCGGTGTGCTTCGATCTGACCGATATCGATCCGGGAGATGTGGCCGCCGGTGGGGATGCTGTTGTGGCGGCGGTGTTGTCGGTGAAGGAGACGCTGCGTTCGATTCCGGACAAGGGCATCGGTTACGGGATGCTGCGGTATTTGAACCCGAAACCGCGGATCTGCTGCCCGCCTGGATGCCCGGGCGCATCGGGTTCAACTACCTCGGCCAGATCGGCAACGGGGACAACGCTTTCCGCGGCGGAATCGACGGCGGATTGGGTGACCTGA
- a CDS encoding non-ribosomal peptide synthetase, translated as MTVPFPLSAAQQGIWFAQQLAGSTPITNALCIDLRGDLDVELLTESFWRVAGEFGAGRLRLIEVDGAVRQVVDRPLDEPVRCLDMRTAPDPVAAAHEWMRAEYSRPVDLHRDRLIATAVLRVDERRWFWYVRAHHIALDGLAAISLLNRVGELYTAAFEGREPAAAKIQALADLVAADAQYRASERFESDREFWSRRLADLPAPVSLAGRDAQADAHPISVSGVFPPETCELLDAAVKATSTNPAVPILAAFGIFLGRMTGGDDVVLSLPVSARVTAAALRSGGMLANTVPFRITTAATDTAGELIAAVQRQLIDVLRRQRYRQEDMFRDMGQSVSQTQVFGPYVDLMMFDTRIALGPIVGEFQVLTPGLVADLSVSVYSGARSGHTRLDFVANHNLYTPEELAAHHRRFLRFFHEFLRAVVTEPATLLRDIELLADDERSRLLREWNDTAVPIDSGATLVDLFDRQAADTPDAIAVVAGARRVTYRELDVDADRLAAVLRSYGAGPESIVAVALPKGIALITAMLAILRSGAAYLPLDPASPPERVGYILTDAAPELVIVDETTADLVRAVDVPCLRIDQLTDGPVCRGDSGRLCPGNVAYVIYTSGTTGNPKGVAVTHANAVSLFGGTQVWCGFGSDDVWAWCHSQAFDFSVWEIWGALLHGGRVVVVPREVAYSPAELWDLVVSERVTILNQTPSAFYALLESGCDAADSALRMVVFGGEALDPSRLQRWRSAEGPVLVNMYGITETTVHVTKQVLAEWSGEVGVSPIGVPLANLRVYVLDSWLRPVPEGVAGELYVAGVQVARGYLGRPGLTASRFVADPFDPAGGRLYRSGDVVRWSQDGVLEYVGRIDEQVKIRGYRIELGEIEAVLAAQDAVAQAVVTTHTTAPATPDAAPAKQLVAYFVPDTRYAPVAAKCLELQRDGVIEAHELHELPNGMPVVGRNRSNVEFLYEEIFETAEYCHAGVTVPKTGCVVDVGSHIGMFSIYAKRMSPAVKIFAVEPMPELRRMYEANAALHGLDATLVPYAIGAESTTDTFTYYPEMSVLSGRGTDSRVQHEILESFIHHEFEAESRDLGDRYVDQLIADRLEFEQVDVAIRTLSHIIREYGIDHIDLLKIDVEGSELDALRGIEPCHWSFIDRMVLEVHDVEDRLAGVEKLLCEHGFEVAARVSPNVVGTDLHIVYAIRACAEPGLGEESAELLRMDEKWCGPASLGRLIRDRLGDRLPGYMVPDVLMALDRLPLTVNGKVDKAALPEPAAARAYYRPPSTPLEELVATVFGEVLGVDRVGVDEDFFALGGNSLSATRLSARLSDGAGVAVAVRDVFDTSVVAELAALLAARMANSPLTSDGPRLTARPRPERVPLSYAQQRMWFVNRFAPESVAYSIPIVVRLSGAVRVPALAAAVWDVLVRHEVLRTRYPDADGIPYQVTVPVEELASMAEVDLSPVPVAAADLPDAIADVVSAGFDVAQRVPLRVRLFAPGPDEFVLVMVLHHINADGFSMGPLTRDLGAAYSARAVGRQPDWVPLPVQYADYALWQRELLGSAADADSLLARQLRYWAGQLHELPEVLELPTDRPRPPVASHRGATFDFVVEPAVVHRLRALAHARGVTVFMVFHAALAVVLSRLSGSADIPVGSPVSGRGAAELDDMVGMFVNTVVLRVRVDESVPFAELLSEVRGVDLDAFAHAEVPFEQVVEALDPPRSQAHHPLFQVMLGFHNLDQAKLDLPGVVATASGAETGVERFDLTFTLTDAPDGDGAIPVELGYATDLYDPDTIEVLAERLRQVLRTVTADPTIPVREIDVLSPMERHRLVCEWCSSGTVELPVIDGDPTLPDLLAAVDPDAVAVVDGDRWLSYRELDESSNRLARLLIGRGIGPESVVAIGSGRSLEWVLGVWAIAKTGAAFVSVDPDHPAERNAFVCADSGVRVGITTRRDGASLPGDGIVWLALDDPIVTAELELCEGDAVTDAQRCGVVRPANTAYVIYTSGSTGQPKGVAVTHAGLAAVVADHVRRCAVDTDSRVLGVAARTFDAAILELLLAVSGGGALVLAPRDAYGGQPLWELLRDRHITHAFLTPAVAMTVDPVGLDDLRVVLTGGDRCSSQVVSRWAGTDSAGVRRVHNLYGPAEATIWVTGSELVAGRPVRIGGPIARMSVVVLDAWLRPVPTGVVGELYVSGSGVARGYRCRAGATASRFVADPFGEPGNRLYRTGDLVRQSIDESGSGATCLEFVGRSDFQVKVRGQRLELGEVEAALCATEGIAEAVVVLQTSGERTDSRLAAYVVARVGSVIDPAVVRESMGERLPGYLVPDTVTVLDELPLTSSGKVDRRALPEPVVAPRAFRAPTNPAEEIVAGVFAEVLGVERVGVDDDFFALGGDSIVSIQVCSKARVLGVVFGPRDVFEQRTPARLAAHARSADRSGGLVEFAGGGVGEMPLLAVARWMVEWGKGFDRFDQHVVLRLPNGVDAADLAAAVGAVLARHDILRSRLRRSDSGEWSLVVAPADEVAALMRQEVSDSADTGAGGALRRRAIDELDSGTGLAVVTDIAAAELDSALSRLNPTGGVMVQFVWLDPVGAGVPGWLMVVAHHLVVDGVSWRVLVRI; from the coding sequence TTGACCGTTCCCTTTCCGCTTTCGGCAGCTCAACAGGGAATTTGGTTCGCACAACAACTGGCCGGTTCGACGCCGATCACCAATGCGCTGTGTATCGATCTGCGCGGCGATCTGGATGTCGAATTGCTCACCGAATCGTTCTGGCGGGTGGCCGGTGAGTTCGGGGCCGGGCGGCTGCGCCTGATCGAGGTGGACGGCGCGGTGCGGCAGGTGGTGGACCGTCCGTTGGACGAACCGGTCCGGTGCCTGGATATGCGCACGGCGCCGGATCCGGTCGCCGCGGCGCACGAATGGATGCGCGCGGAATACAGCAGACCGGTGGATCTGCATCGGGATCGGCTGATCGCCACCGCGGTGCTGCGGGTGGATGAGCGGCGTTGGTTCTGGTACGTGCGAGCCCATCACATCGCATTGGATGGGCTCGCCGCGATTTCCCTGTTGAATCGGGTCGGCGAGCTGTACACCGCCGCATTCGAGGGCAGGGAACCGGCGGCGGCGAAGATTCAAGCCCTGGCCGATCTGGTCGCCGCGGACGCCCAATATCGCGCCTCCGAACGCTTCGAATCCGATCGCGAATTCTGGTCGCGCCGATTGGCGGATCTGCCCGCGCCGGTGAGCCTGGCCGGACGCGACGCACAGGCCGACGCGCATCCGATTTCGGTGAGCGGCGTATTTCCGCCGGAGACTTGCGAATTGCTCGACGCCGCCGTCAAAGCGACATCGACGAATCCCGCGGTGCCGATTCTGGCGGCATTCGGAATCTTCCTCGGCCGCATGACCGGCGGCGACGACGTCGTGCTCAGCCTGCCCGTCTCCGCGCGGGTCACCGCGGCGGCGCTGCGTTCCGGCGGCATGCTGGCGAACACCGTCCCGTTCCGGATCACCACCGCCGCGACCGATACCGCGGGCGAACTGATCGCGGCGGTGCAGCGGCAGCTGATAGACGTACTCCGCAGGCAGCGCTACCGGCAAGAGGACATGTTCCGGGATATGGGCCAAAGCGTCTCCCAGACACAGGTTTTCGGTCCATACGTGGATCTGATGATGTTCGATACGCGGATCGCCCTCGGCCCTATCGTCGGCGAATTCCAGGTGCTGACACCGGGTTTGGTCGCGGATCTGTCCGTGAGCGTCTACTCCGGCGCGCGCTCCGGCCACACCAGGCTGGATTTCGTCGCCAACCACAACCTGTATACGCCGGAAGAACTCGCCGCCCATCACCGCCGGTTCCTCCGGTTCTTCCACGAATTCCTGCGGGCCGTCGTGACCGAGCCCGCGACGCTGTTGCGTGATATCGAACTGCTCGCCGACGATGAACGCTCGCGTCTGCTGCGGGAGTGGAACGACACCGCCGTCCCGATCGATTCCGGTGCGACCCTTGTCGATCTGTTCGATCGGCAGGCCGCCGACACACCCGATGCGATCGCCGTCGTCGCGGGTGCGCGACGGGTGACCTACCGTGAGCTCGATGTGGACGCGGATCGTTTGGCCGCAGTGCTTCGATCGTATGGTGCTGGCCCGGAAAGCATTGTTGCCGTTGCGCTTCCGAAGGGGATAGCGCTGATCACGGCGATGCTCGCGATACTTCGGAGCGGTGCCGCCTATCTGCCGTTGGATCCGGCGTCGCCGCCGGAACGGGTCGGTTATATCCTCACCGACGCCGCGCCCGAGTTGGTCATTGTGGACGAGACCACTGCCGATCTCGTTCGGGCCGTTGATGTTCCGTGTCTGCGCATCGATCAGTTGACGGACGGTCCGGTGTGTCGCGGTGATTCGGGCAGGTTGTGTCCGGGGAACGTGGCGTATGTGATCTATACGTCGGGTACGACGGGTAATCCCAAGGGTGTTGCGGTGACTCATGCGAATGCGGTGTCGCTGTTCGGTGGGACGCAAGTTTGGTGTGGGTTTGGTTCGGATGATGTTTGGGCGTGGTGTCATTCGCAGGCGTTCGATTTCTCGGTGTGGGAGATTTGGGGTGCGCTGCTGCACGGTGGTCGCGTGGTGGTGGTGCCGCGTGAGGTGGCGTATTCGCCTGCTGAGTTGTGGGATCTGGTTGTCTCGGAACGGGTGACGATCCTGAATCAGACGCCGTCGGCGTTCTATGCGTTGCTCGAGTCCGGGTGTGATGCTGCCGATTCGGCGTTGCGGATGGTGGTGTTCGGCGGTGAGGCGTTGGATCCCAGCCGATTACAGCGTTGGCGGTCGGCCGAGGGTCCGGTGCTGGTGAATATGTACGGCATTACCGAGACCACCGTGCATGTGACGAAGCAGGTGCTCGCGGAATGGTCCGGCGAGGTCGGTGTGAGCCCGATCGGTGTGCCGTTGGCGAATCTGCGTGTGTACGTGTTGGATTCGTGGCTGCGCCCGGTGCCGGAGGGTGTCGCGGGTGAGCTGTATGTCGCCGGTGTTCAAGTGGCGCGGGGATATTTGGGTCGGCCCGGTTTGACGGCGTCGCGTTTCGTCGCCGATCCATTCGATCCCGCCGGTGGGCGGTTGTATCGCAGTGGCGACGTGGTCCGGTGGTCGCAAGACGGTGTGCTGGAATACGTCGGCCGCATCGACGAGCAGGTCAAGATCCGCGGGTACCGTATCGAACTCGGCGAGATCGAGGCCGTCCTCGCGGCACAGGACGCGGTGGCCCAAGCCGTCGTCACCACCCACACCACCGCACCGGCCACACCGGACGCGGCACCGGCCAAACAGCTGGTGGCCTACTTCGTACCGGATACGCGCTACGCACCCGTTGCCGCGAAATGCCTTGAATTACAGCGTGATGGCGTGATCGAGGCCCACGAATTGCATGAGCTGCCGAACGGTATGCCGGTGGTCGGCCGTAACCGGTCGAATGTCGAGTTCCTGTACGAGGAGATCTTCGAGACCGCGGAGTACTGCCACGCCGGTGTGACGGTGCCGAAGACCGGTTGTGTGGTGGACGTCGGTTCGCATATCGGGATGTTCTCGATCTATGCGAAGCGGATGTCGCCGGCCGTGAAAATCTTTGCGGTGGAACCGATGCCGGAGTTGCGGCGGATGTATGAGGCCAATGCGGCATTGCACGGTCTGGACGCGACTTTGGTGCCGTACGCGATCGGTGCGGAATCGACCACCGATACCTTCACCTACTATCCGGAGATGTCGGTGCTGTCCGGTCGTGGGACCGACAGCAGGGTGCAGCACGAGATCCTCGAATCCTTCATCCACCACGAATTCGAGGCGGAGAGCCGCGATCTGGGGGACAGGTATGTCGATCAGCTGATCGCCGACCGGCTCGAATTCGAGCAGGTCGACGTCGCTATCCGCACCCTGTCACACATCATCCGTGAATACGGGATCGACCACATCGATCTGCTGAAGATCGATGTAGAGGGCAGTGAGCTGGATGCGTTGCGTGGTATCGAGCCGTGTCATTGGTCGTTCATCGATCGGATGGTGCTCGAGGTCCACGATGTCGAGGACCGGTTGGCGGGTGTCGAAAAGCTGTTGTGCGAACACGGATTCGAGGTGGCGGCGCGCGTTTCGCCGAATGTCGTCGGAACCGATCTGCACATCGTCTACGCCATCCGTGCCTGCGCCGAGCCCGGTCTCGGCGAGGAAAGCGCCGAGCTGCTGCGGATGGACGAGAAATGGTGTGGCCCGGCATCTTTGGGGAGGTTGATCCGCGACCGGCTCGGTGACCGGCTGCCCGGATACATGGTGCCCGACGTGCTGATGGCGCTGGATCGCCTGCCGTTGACGGTGAACGGCAAGGTCGACAAGGCCGCGCTGCCGGAGCCCGCGGCGGCGCGCGCGTATTATCGGCCGCCGTCGACGCCGCTGGAGGAGCTCGTCGCGACGGTGTTCGGCGAGGTGCTCGGGGTCGACAGGGTCGGCGTCGACGAGGATTTCTTTGCGCTGGGCGGGAATTCGCTGTCCGCGACCCGGCTGTCGGCGCGGCTGTCCGACGGTGCGGGCGTCGCGGTCGCGGTGCGCGACGTATTCGATACCTCGGTGGTCGCCGAACTCGCCGCGCTGCTCGCTGCCCGGATGGCGAATTCGCCGCTGACATCCGACGGACCGCGCCTGACCGCGCGGCCGCGTCCCGAGCGGGTGCCGCTGTCCTATGCGCAGCAGCGGATGTGGTTCGTGAACCGGTTCGCGCCGGAATCGGTGGCCTACAGCATTCCGATCGTCGTCCGGCTGTCGGGTGCGGTGCGGGTGCCCGCGCTGGCGGCGGCGGTCTGGGACGTGCTTGTCCGGCACGAGGTTCTGCGCACCCGGTACCCGGATGCGGACGGGATCCCGTACCAGGTCACCGTGCCGGTCGAGGAATTGGCTTCGATGGCGGAGGTGGATCTGAGCCCGGTGCCGGTGGCCGCGGCCGACCTGCCGGATGCGATCGCCGATGTGGTGTCGGCGGGTTTCGATGTGGCGCAGCGGGTTCCACTGCGGGTGCGGCTCTTCGCACCGGGACCCGACGAGTTCGTTCTGGTGATGGTGCTGCACCACATCAACGCCGACGGATTCTCCATGGGTCCGCTGACGCGCGATCTCGGAGCGGCGTACTCGGCGAGGGCCGTTGGGCGGCAGCCCGATTGGGTGCCGCTGCCGGTGCAGTACGCCGATTACGCGCTGTGGCAGCGGGAGCTGCTGGGCTCGGCGGCGGACGCGGATTCGCTGCTCGCCCGCCAGTTGCGCTACTGGGCTGGCCAATTGCACGAACTGCCAGAGGTTTTGGAGTTGCCGACCGATCGGCCGCGTCCGCCGGTGGCCTCGCATCGGGGTGCGACCTTCGATTTCGTCGTGGAACCCGCGGTGGTGCACCGATTGCGAGCGCTGGCGCACGCGCGCGGGGTCACGGTGTTCATGGTGTTCCACGCGGCCCTTGCGGTCGTGCTGTCGCGGTTGTCGGGCAGCGCCGATATCCCGGTGGGTTCGCCGGTATCCGGCCGCGGCGCGGCGGAACTCGACGATATGGTCGGCATGTTCGTGAACACCGTGGTGTTGCGGGTCCGGGTAGACGAGTCGGTGCCGTTCGCCGAACTGCTGTCGGAAGTCCGCGGCGTGGACTTGGATGCGTTCGCGCATGCGGAGGTGCCGTTCGAGCAGGTGGTGGAGGCGCTGGATCCGCCGCGCAGCCAGGCGCACCACCCGCTGTTCCAGGTGATGCTCGGCTTCCACAATCTGGATCAGGCGAAGCTGGATCTGCCCGGTGTCGTGGCGACCGCGTCCGGCGCCGAAACCGGCGTCGAGCGTTTCGATTTGACGTTCACGCTCACCGACGCACCCGATGGCGACGGCGCCATACCGGTCGAACTCGGTTATGCCACGGACCTTTACGACCCGGACACGATCGAGGTGCTCGCTGAACGGCTGCGACAGGTGCTTCGGACGGTCACCGCCGATCCGACGATCCCGGTGCGCGAAATCGACGTCCTGTCGCCGATGGAGCGGCATCGGCTGGTGTGCGAGTGGTGCAGCAGCGGAACCGTGGAACTTCCTGTCATCGACGGTGATCCGACGCTGCCGGATTTGCTGGCCGCGGTGGATCCGGATGCCGTCGCGGTGGTGGACGGGGACAGGTGGCTTTCGTATCGGGAGTTGGACGAGTCCTCGAATCGGTTGGCGCGGTTGCTGATCGGCCGGGGGATAGGCCCGGAGTCGGTGGTGGCGATCGGATCGGGCCGATCGCTGGAGTGGGTTCTCGGGGTGTGGGCGATCGCGAAGACGGGTGCGGCATTCGTCTCGGTGGATCCGGACCATCCGGCCGAGCGCAATGCTTTCGTCTGCGCGGATTCCGGTGTGCGGGTGGGCATTACGACGCGACGGGATGGCGCTTCGTTACCCGGGGACGGCATCGTTTGGCTGGCGCTGGACGATCCGATCGTCACGGCGGAGCTCGAACTGTGCGAGGGTGACGCGGTCACCGACGCGCAGCGGTGCGGGGTGGTGCGGCCCGCGAATACGGCCTATGTGATCTATACATCGGGTTCGACCGGGCAGCCGAAGGGTGTGGCGGTGACCCATGCCGGGCTGGCCGCTGTGGTCGCCGATCACGTGCGCCGGTGCGCGGTCGATACCGATTCACGGGTGCTCGGTGTCGCGGCGCGCACGTTCGATGCGGCGATCCTGGAATTGTTGCTGGCTGTCTCGGGTGGCGGGGCTTTGGTGTTGGCTCCCCGGGATGCGTATGGGGGACAGCCGCTTTGGGAGTTGCTGCGTGACCGGCATATCACGCATGCGTTTTTGACTCCTGCTGTTGCGATGACGGTGGATCCGGTGGGTTTGGATGATTTGCGGGTGGTGTTGACCGGTGGTGATCGGTGTTCGTCGCAGGTGGTGTCGCGGTGGGCTGGTACGGATTCGGCGGGTGTGCGTCGGGTGCACAATCTGTACGGCCCGGCCGAGGCCACTATCTGGGTGACGGGTAGCGAGCTCGTCGCCGGTCGACCGGTCCGGATCGGTGGTCCGATCGCGCGGATGTCCGTGGTGGTGTTGGACGCGTGGCTGCGCCCGGTGCCTACCGGTGTGGTCGGCGAGCTGTATGTATCGGGTTCCGGTGTGGCGCGGGGTTATCGGTGCCGGGCGGGGGCGACTGCGTCGCGGTTCGTCGCGGATCCGTTCGGTGAGCCGGGGAACAGGCTGTACCGGACCGGCGATCTCGTGCGGCAGTCTATTGACGAATCTGGTTCGGGTGCAACGTGTTTGGAGTTCGTCGGGCGATCCGACTTTCAGGTGAAGGTGCGCGGGCAGCGGTTGGAGTTGGGCGAGGTCGAGGCCGCGCTCTGCGCGACCGAAGGAATCGCCGAAGCCGTCGTGGTCCTACAGACCTCCGGCGAACGCACCGATTCACGGCTCGCCGCGTATGTCGTTGCCCGAGTCGGATCCGTGATCGATCCGGCCGTCGTGCGGGAATCGATGGGCGAACGGTTACCGGGTTACCTGGTGCCGGACACGGTGACGGTGCTCGACGAGTTGCCGTTGACCAGTAGCGGCAAGGTCGATCGTCGGGCATTGCCGGAACCGGTGGTGGCTCCGCGGGCGTTTCGCGCACCGACGAATCCGGCGGAGGAAATCGTCGCCGGAGTTTTCGCCGAGGTGCTCGGGGTGGAGCGGGTCGGTGTCGACGACGATTTTTTTGCGCTGGGCGGAGATTCGATCGTTTCGATCCAGGTTTGTTCGAAGGCGCGGGTGCTGGGGGTGGTATTCGGTCCCCGGGATGTGTTCGAGCAGCGGACCCCGGCCCGGTTGGCGGCGCATGCGCGGTCGGCCGACCGGTCCGGTGGTTTGGTGGAATTCGCCGGTGGCGGGGTGGGGGAGATGCCGCTGTTGGCGGTGGCGCGGTGGATGGTGGAGTGGGGGAAGGGATTCGATCGGTTCGACCAGCATGTGGTGCTGCGGCTGCCGAATGGTGTCGATGCGGCGGATTTGGCCGCGGCCGTAGGCGCAGTGCTGGCGCGTCATGACATATTGCGTTCTCGGTTGCGGCGCAGCGATTCCGGGGAATGGTCGCTGGTGGTTGCCCCGGCGGATGAGGTCGCTGCCCTGATGCGGCAGGAGGTATCGGATTCGGCTGATACCGGCGCGGGTGGGGCGCTGCGCCGACGCGCGATCGATGAGCTCGATTCCGGGACCGGTCTTGCCGTGGTGACGGATATCGCTGCGGCAGAGTTGGATTCGGCCCTGAGCCGGTTGAATCCGACCGGTGGGGTGATGGTGCAGTTCGTTTGGCTGGATCCGGTGGGTGCTGGTGTGCCGGGGTGGTTGATGGTGGTGGCGCACCATCTGGTGGTCGACGGTGTGTCGTGGCGGGTGCTGGTGCGGATCTGA